ACGCCTTTACTCAGTGCGTCAATGAGTCCGGGATTTTTGTTGCGCCACCATCGAAAGAGGAGCAGTGCATCCTCGCGACCCTAGGAACAGCAATGCGACCTTTTGCACAGTACCCCGAGGAGACGATCGCCCAAGCGAATTCGTTTCTGCATCAAGGTGGCCTTCCGCATGTCCCATtcgctgcggaggcggtaGAGCAGCAGGTTATGAATCTTCAGCGGATGCACTAATCGCCGCCCGCCAGACACCGAGAAAGGCCCTCCGTGcgtgtttttgtgtgttgcatcttttttgttgttgttgttttttgcTCCTTTGTGTCTGTCGATTAAGAGGTCCTTCCTCGCCCACAAAAACAGGTGTAACCGAGTACACCTCAGCGCATGCGCCATACTTTGTACAGGGaacccctcccttcctcgctactccctcctccactccTGCCTCTCGAGtgctgcatgcgtgtgtgtgtgtgtgtgtgtatgacTTTGTCGTGGTGCGGCTGGCACGCTgcgccaaaaaaaaacaagcatCATCACCGAGCTGACCTGGATaggtctcctcctctccctgtGTTCCCCAtgccctcttctctcttcttctatGCACCTGCGCCCGCTGCCCGCATCACGCACGCATTATCGCGGCCACTGAACACGCGACCCACACCCCACTTAGGTTTTCTCAACGAGAAATGCAGTACCTCGCCGCGTACGCCCTCGTGGCGCTCTCTGGCAAGACGCCGTCGAAGGCGGCCGTTGAGGCTGTCCTGAAGGCCGCCGGCGTTGCCGTGGATGCCTCCCGCGTGGATGCCGTCTTCCAGGAGCTCGAGGGCAAGAGCTTTGATGCGCTGGTGGCCGAGGGCCGCACGAAGCTGGTGGGCTCTGgctctgccgctcctgctgccgctgcctccactgctgcagccgccgctgccgtggttGCCGAGGCAAAGAAGGAGGagcccgaggaggaggccgacgATGACATGGGCTTCGGTCTCTTCGACTGAGAAGCCTCCGTGAGTAGTCTACTGTCGTTACTTTCTGACT
Above is a window of Leishmania donovani BPK282A1 complete genome, chromosome 30 DNA encoding:
- a CDS encoding 60S acidic ribosomal protein P2, putative, whose translation is MQYLAAYALVALSGKTPSKAAVEAVLKAAGVAVDASRVDAVFQELEGKSFDALVAEGRTKLVGSGSAAPAAAASTAAAAAAVVAEAKKEEPEEEADDDMGFGLFD